Within Sporosarcina sp. PTS2304, the genomic segment TGTTGGGTCAATGCTAATTTACAAATGACGAACACCTCAGGACTTTTACTATCTTTATCTTATCACATGCTATTTTATAATTCAATCAATTTGAATAAAGTGTTTGAAAAATGGTTGGTTCCTCACTTTTTAACAGGTTCAGCTACCACTTTTATACCAAGTTCTTTTAACTGCGCTTCGTCAACTATGCTCGGAGCCTCGGTTAATAAGTCGCTTGCACTAGCCGTTTTCGGGAATGCAATAGTATCGCGCAAGTTAGTAGATCCTGCAAGTAACATCACGATGCGGTCTAGTCCAAATGCGATTCCGCCGTGTGGAGGTGTTCCATATTCGAATGCATCTAATAAAAATCCGAATTGCTCGCGTGCCTGTTCTTCTGTAAATCCAAGAGCCTTGAACATAGCTTCTTGAACTTCCCGTTGATAAATCCGCAATGATCCGCCACCTAGTTCATACCCGTTCAATACTAAGTCATACGCTTGTGCTTTTACTTTTTCTGGATTCTCAGTCAATTGCTTTACGTCTGCAGGCATCGTGAATGGATGGTGGGCTGCGTAATAACGGCCGTCTTCTTCATCGTATTCGAATAAAGGCCATTCAGTAACCCACAAGAAGTTGTATTGAGACTGATCGATTAGCTCAAGGTCTTTGCCTAGTTTCAAACGCAATGCGCCTAATGAGTCTGCAACAACAGATTTCTTATCTGCTCCAAAGAGGAATAAATCTCCTGTTTCCCCTTGTCCTGCTGCTTTTAATGCTTCTCCGATTTCTCCGTCGAAAAATTTAGCGATTGGACCGTTGAATCCGTCTTCTGTTACTTTTAACCAAGCCAGCCCTTTAGCACCGTACACTTTCGCAAATTCACCAAGTGCATCGATGTCTTTACGTGAATACTTTTCTGCAGCACCTTTTACATTGATCAACTTAACTTGACCGCCTGTTTCCACTGCACCTGTGAATACTTTGAATGAAGAATCTTTTACAATGTCCGAGACGTCTGTTAATTCCATACCGAAACGTGTATCCGGCTTATCGGAACCAAAACGGCTCATCGCTTCATCGTATGGGAGACGCTTGAACGGCGCTTCGATATCCACACCTTTAACATCTTTCATTACTTTTTGAATTAAACGTTCATTGAGTTCCAAAATATCTTCAATTGACATGAAACTCATTTCCATATCGATTTGTGTGAATTCCGGCTGGCGGTCTGCACGTAAATCCTCATCACGGAAACAGCGGGCAATTTGGTAATAGCGGTCGAAACCAGATACCATCAATAGTTGTTTAAATAGTTGCGGTGACTGTGGCAATGCATAAAATTCCCCTTCATGCACACGGCTTGGCACTAAATAGTCACGTGCGCCTTCAGGTGTAGATTTCGTAAGAATCGGTGTTTCAACTTCTAAGAACCCTTCATCGTCTAAAAAGTTCCGTACGGTTTTTGTAATGTCTGAGCGCATCTTGAACACTTTCGCCAGTTCCGGACGTCGCAGATCCAAGTAACGGTATTTCAAACGCGTTTCTTCGTTGACGTCTGTATCGTCTTCAATTGTGAATGGCGGGTTTTTCGACTCATTAATAATTGTTAATTCGACGACTTGTACTTCGATTGCACCTGTTGAGATGTTAGGATTTTTTGTGCGTTCTTCGCGTTCAATAACGAGGCCTTTCACTTCAATTACGTATTCATTACGCAATGTTTCTGCGATTTCTAAAGCTTCTTTAGAAATATTAGGATTGAAAACCGTTTGTACGATTCCTGCACGGTCTCTGACATCGATAAATATCAGTCCTCCAAGATCACGGCGTTTTTGTACCCATCCTTGAAGAGTTACTTCTTGGCCAATTTGCTGTTCAGTTAAGTTTCCACAGTAATGTGTGCGTTGCATAGTGGTTGCACTACCTTTCTTTAAGTTACTCGTATAGTAAATTCAATCTTTTTATTTTAGCTCGTCGAATAGTTCATCTATTGACACTTTCTTTTGCTGTCCCGCTGTCATATCTTTTAGCTGAACTACATTTTCCAACACTTCTTCTTCGCCAATAACGACGACGTAATTCGCTTGCAGACGATCAGCAGATTTCATTTGTGCTTTAATTTTACGATTCATATAATCCATTTCACTGCGCAGTCCGTTTTCTCTCAGTTTGCCGAGTAGTTCGAACCCTTTCGCGCGTGCTTGATCACCCAGTGTCACCAAATATACGTCTAACGATGGTTCGTCTGTCCACGCTTTATCTTCTGCTTCAAGTGCAAGCAAGAGACGTTCAATACTGAGCGCAAAGCCGATACCAGGTGCAGCAGGTCCACCGATTTCTTCCGTTAGTCCGTTATAGCGTCCACCGCCGCAAAGTGTGGTAATGGCACCAAAGCCTTTGGACGTACTCATAATTTCAAAAGCTGTATGATTATAATAGTCCAGACCACGTACAAGATTTGGATCATATTCATACTCGATTCCTGCTAGGTCTAAATAGTGCTTCACTTTTTCAAAATAGGCGGAGGATTCTTCATTGAGGAAGTCTGCTAATGAAGGAGCCGCTTTCATCAACGGATGCTCTCGATCCACTTTACAGTCCAAAAT encodes:
- the hisS gene encoding histidine--tRNA ligase, which encodes MNFKVPRGTQDILPDASWKWQRIEKIARSICDVYNYKEIRTPIFEQTELFQRTVGDTTDIVQKEMYTFTDRGDRSMTLRPEGTAPVVRSFVENKMFGYADQPVKLYYTGPMFRYERQQAGRYRQFVQFGVEAIGSDDPAIDAEVIELAMTIYKRSGLSDVKLVLNSLGDKESRTAHRDALVAHFSPNIEEFCSDCQNRLEKNPLRILDCKVDREHPLMKAAPSLADFLNEESSAYFEKVKHYLDLAGIEYEYDPNLVRGLDYYNHTAFEIMSTSKGFGAITTLCGGGRYNGLTEEIGGPAAPGIGFALSIERLLLALEAEDKAWTDEPSLDVYLVTLGDQARAKGFELLGKLRENGLRSEMDYMNRKIKAQMKSADRLQANYVVVIGEEEVLENVVQLKDMTAGQQKKVSIDELFDELK
- the aspS gene encoding aspartate--tRNA ligase; translated protein: MQRTHYCGNLTEQQIGQEVTLQGWVQKRRDLGGLIFIDVRDRAGIVQTVFNPNISKEALEIAETLRNEYVIEVKGLVIEREERTKNPNISTGAIEVQVVELTIINESKNPPFTIEDDTDVNEETRLKYRYLDLRRPELAKVFKMRSDITKTVRNFLDDEGFLEVETPILTKSTPEGARDYLVPSRVHEGEFYALPQSPQLFKQLLMVSGFDRYYQIARCFRDEDLRADRQPEFTQIDMEMSFMSIEDILELNERLIQKVMKDVKGVDIEAPFKRLPYDEAMSRFGSDKPDTRFGMELTDVSDIVKDSSFKVFTGAVETGGQVKLINVKGAAEKYSRKDIDALGEFAKVYGAKGLAWLKVTEDGFNGPIAKFFDGEIGEALKAAGQGETGDLFLFGADKKSVVADSLGALRLKLGKDLELIDQSQYNFLWVTEWPLFEYDEEDGRYYAAHHPFTMPADVKQLTENPEKVKAQAYDLVLNGYELGGGSLRIYQREVQEAMFKALGFTEEQAREQFGFLLDAFEYGTPPHGGIAFGLDRIVMLLAGSTNLRDTIAFPKTASASDLLTEAPSIVDEAQLKELGIKVVAEPVKK